From Solibacillus sp. FSL W7-1464:
TCCAATCTATTACAGGAAAAGGCGTTAAAGCCAAAGTAAATAGTGACATGTACTATGTGGGAAGTCCTAATCTGTTTGAAAAAACCATTAGAAATGGTATTGAATCATCTATTACAGAAAATATCACTCGTATGCAAACTCAAGGTAAAACGGTAATGGTTTTGGGAACGGAAAAAGAAATTCTTTCGTTGATTGCCGTTGCAGATGAAGTGAGAGACTCCTCAAAAGAAGTCATCAGTAAACTGAATCATATGGGCATCGAAACAGTAATGCTTACTGGTGATAATCAACGAACAGCAGAAGTCATCGGAAAACAGGTTGATGTATCAGATATTAAAGCCGATTTATTGCCAGAGGATAAATTATACTTTATTAAAAAACTTCGTGAAAAGCATCAGAGTGTGGCAATGGTTGGAGATGGTGTCAACGATGCCCCAGCACTTGCAGCATCTTCAGTTGGTGTGGCAATGGGTGGTGCTGGAACAGATACAGCGTTAGAAACTGCTGATATCGCATTAATGTCTGATGACCTAAGTAAATTACCATATACAATTAAATTAAGCCGTAAAGCTTTAGTCATTATCAAGCAAAATATTACCTTCTCCTTAGCAATTAAATTAGTAGCATTAATGTTAGTTATGCCTGGTTGGTTAACGCTATGGATTGCGATATTCGCTGATATGGGCGCAACACTGCTTGTAATGTTAAACAGTTTAAGGCTATTGAGAGTAAAAGAATAAAATTTAAGTTCAAAAAGGGATTATAACGTATACAAATTAACCATAGATAATGGTCCCTAATGACACTTTAGTTACTTTACCTGCTGACCTTCCTAAACACGCTTTGGGAAGGTTTTTGAATTTATTTATATTTTACTTTTAGATTTACTAATAATTGTATAGTTAGTAATCTTAAGTATAATATAAATATATACAATTATTGGAAAGGGGATATGGATGAAAAAGAAATTACGTGTATTTTTCCTATTAGCAGTATTGATTTGTGGTATTTTTACGTTTTCAAATAATTCTTATGCAGTCACACAGGAGATAGAATTAAAAGACGACTATTTTTCTACGGAGGTTCAAACTCTAACAGTTTCAGATTTCCAAGGTATTTCCTATTTAACTACGAAAGAATATTTACACACACCTTCTGGATTACCTATTTACAAAACTGAATTATTTTATACTGATTTACATGAATTACAACAACAACCCGAGTTCTTCGAATTTACAAAAGATATTGAAGGGCATTTGTATAAGGGTACTTTAGAATTATATCGAGCCGAAAAGGAGGGCGATATGTGGAAAGCTATGTATAGCGGGGTTATCACTAGAGTTGAATCGTCTAACGAATAATATTTGCAATATATAAAAGTTGTATTCTAATAACGTTCCTAAATCAAAGCTTGGTAATATTTCAAACAGCGACAAAAACTGATTTAACAGTGCTTGTCGCTGTTTTTATTAAAATAACGTTCTGAGACGCTGTGAGAAATCATTTTAAAGAGGACATGGGGGTAAGTGAAGGAGTAAACCAGAAAAAGGCGTCTCGCCAGATTTATGCAGATTTACAACGTTAATGGCTTGAATGTTACCAAACGTTGGTTTGGGGACGTTATAATTTAATTAACGAACTAATTGATAAAGGGGAGGATTCATTGCACCCAATAGAAATTATTCAATTGTTGATAGCCTGTGGAATTTTAGTTTTTATTTTGTTCATTTCTTTTATTTTTAAAGAAAAAACGAGAAAAAGGATTCAGGGGTTGGCTCTTTTATTTTTATTGTCTTTTGGCATCATTTATTTTGTACGTCCATATTGGACAGATATACAAATTGAAAAGAAAGTAAGTTATATACAGTTGCATTTGGAGAAAAAGTATCCTGGAGAAACGTGGGAATTTCGAACAGTGCCTCATCGTGAAGATGGTTATGAAACCTCGAATCCATATTTTATTGGTGTCATATTTGATAATGAACCACAAGTGGAATATACATATTTCGCTCGTAATAAATACGATATTACTCAACAAGGGTTTTCTACATCTGATTCAGAAAGTGATTTACTACATTTAGAATAAAAATTACATTTTGAAGCCCACTCTTTACATATTTATCTAAACATACATTTTTAAAAAGAATTCCACTAAACATTCCTAAACATCGCTTTGGGTGCATTTACATTGGGGATATATGTTAAAGTTGATTTTATAAAGAGATGTGAAGGGATTGGTGTCATTGTGCATAAAAAGAAGTATTTTATTATCTTCGTACCAGTGTTAATAATAGGCTTACTTTTAATATACTATCTTCCAGCAAATGGGCTTACTTATCTTATGTTAATTCCTCTGATTGCTTGGTTCATTTATTATGCTTGGATATATAACGAAAAAAGATTGAAAAACAAAACTTAATTATTTTATTTGATTGATAAAGCATAAATAATAACGTTCCCAAATGACACATTGGTAACGTTATACTTCAACTAAGGTAAGCATGGAGGCTAGGTATATATGGAGAATTTCGAAAGTCTTTTACCAAGACATAAATCAGATAATGATAGAGTAGAAATGATAAAAAAAATGGATAGAGATAAAATATTGCCTTTATTACCTAATCTCCTTGAATGGATTCAAGATATGAATTGGCCAGTGGCATCAAGCGTGTTAGAACTACTTTTAACTTTTCCAGAAGAAATTGTTCCATATGTGCAAGATGTTTTAACTTCTTCTGATGATGATAACTGGAAGTGGTTCATTTTACACTATTTAGTTATAGAATTGCCGAAAGAGTCGAGAGTTCAGTTTAGAGAGTATTTAACAAGAGTATCTGAAACACCAAAACGTAATGAACTCGCAGAAGAACTTGATGAAATAGCAAAAAAGATTTTGGAAACAATCTAAATAAACCTCCTCTTAC
This genomic window contains:
- a CDS encoding DUF5071 domain-containing protein, giving the protein MENFESLLPRHKSDNDRVEMIKKMDRDKILPLLPNLLEWIQDMNWPVASSVLELLLTFPEEIVPYVQDVLTSSDDDNWKWFILHYLVIELPKESRVQFREYLTRVSETPKRNELAEELDEIAKKILETI